The Vidua chalybeata isolate OUT-0048 chromosome 24, bVidCha1 merged haplotype, whole genome shotgun sequence genome includes a window with the following:
- the BYSL gene encoding bystin produces the protein MPKARRARGSGAAPALPLAEQILQDAAPRARVREKRGAEEQGGDGGGDGFVDARLSRRILEQARRQQEELEAEHGPGAPAAPRQRSAVLGPGSDSEDDEEWPSLEKAAAAAAAGRSGDYGGEVEVDPEDEKAIEMFMNKNPPLRRTLADIIMEKITEKQTEVETALSELSGCPMPQLDPRVLEVYRGVREVLSKYRSGKLPKAFKIIPALSNWEQILYITEPETWTAAAMYQATRIFSSNLKERMAQRFYNLVLLPRIRDDIAEYKRLNFHLYMALKKALFKPAAWFKGILIPLCESGTCTLREAIIIGSILTKCSIPVLHSSAALLKLAEMQYSGANSIFLRLLIDKKYALPFRVLDALVFHFLAFRTDQRLLPVLWHQSLLALAQRYKEDLSSEQKEALLELLKFHSHPQISPEIRRELMNSKTRDVEGEQPVAME, from the exons ATGCCCAAGGcccggcgggcgcggggctccggcgcggccccggcgctgccctTGGCCGAGCAGATCCTGCAGGACGCGGCCCCGCGGGCGCGGGTGCGGGAGAAGCGCGGGGCGGAGGAGCAGGGCGGGGATGGCGGCGGGGACGGCTTCGTGGACGCGCGGCTGTCCCGGCGCATCCTGGAGCAGGCGCGGcggcagcaggaggagctggaggccGAGCACGGCCCCGGAgcgcccgcagccccccggcAGCGCAGCGCGGTTCTCG GTCCCGGCTCGGACTCGGAGGATGATGAGGAATGGCCCTCGCTGGAgaaggcggcggcggcggcggccgcgggacGGAGCGGGGACTACGGCGGGGAGGTGGAGGTGGACCCCGAGGACGAGAAAGCCATCGAGATGTTCATGAACAAGAACCCGCCGCTGAG GCGCACGCTGGCCGATATCATCATGGAGAAGATCACGGAGAAGCAGACGGAGGTGGAGACGGCGCTGTCGGAGCTCTCGGGCTGCCCCATGCCCCAGCTCGACCCCCGCGTCCTGGAGGTCTACAGGGGTGTCAGGGAG GTGCTGTCCAAGTACAGGAGTGGGAAGCTCCCCAAGGCGTTTAAAATCATCCCTGCCTTGTCCAACTGGGAGCAGATCCTCTACATCACTGAGCCAGAGACGTGGACAGCTGCTGCCATGTACCAGGCCACCAG GATATTTTCCTCCAACCTGAAGGAGAGGATGGCCCAGAGGTTCTACAACCTGGTGCTGCTGCCGCGGATCCGGGACGACATCGCCGAGTACAAGCGGCTCAACTTCCACCTGTACATGGCTCTGAAGAAGGCTCTGTTCAAGCCAGCGGCCTGGTTCAAGG ggatccTCATCCCGCTCTGTGAGTCCGGCACCTGCACGCTCAGGGAGGCCATCATCATCGGCAGCATCCTCACCaagtgctccatccctgtcctgcacTCCAG CGCGGCGCTGCTGAAGCTGGCCGAGATGCAGTACAGCGGTGCCAACAGCATCTTCCTGCGCCTGCTCATCGACAAGAAGTACGCGCTGCCCTTCCGTGTGCTCGACGCCCTGGTCTTCCACTTCCTGGCCTTCCGCACGGACCAGCGGCTCCTGCCCGTGCTGTGGCACCAGAGCTTGCTGGCCTTGGCCCAGCGCTACAAGGAGGACCTGTCCTCGGAGCAGAAGgaggccctgctggagctgctcaagTTCCACAGCCACCCCCAGATCTCGCCCGAGATCCGCCGGGAGCTGATGAACTCCAAGACGAGGGACGTGGAAGGGGAGCAGCCGGTGGCCATGGAatga
- the MED20 gene encoding mediator of RNA polymerase II transcription subunit 20 isoform X3, with protein MGVTCVSQVPVAEGKSVQQTVELLARRLEALGADKQGTFGVDCETYHTAATLGTQGQTGKLMYVMHNSEYPLSCFALFENGPCLVADANFDTLMVKLKGFFQNAKANKIESRGTRYQYCDFLVKLGTVTMGPSARGISVELCSQVEFCPSHQLQGSGLCSQVEYCPCVIANDCWNLLMEFMQSFMGSHTPGIPSVFGSKHDSTYSPGDTMVQYMELFNKIRKQQQVPVAGIR; from the exons ATGGGGGTCACCTG CGTGTCGCAGGTGCCGGTGGCCGAGGGCAAGAGCGTGCAGCAGACGGTGGAGCTGCTGGCGCGGCGGCTGGAGGCGCTGGGCGCGGACAAGCAGGGGACGTTCGGCGTGGACTGCGAGACCTATCACACCGCGGCCACCCTCGGCACACAGG GGCAGACAGGGAAGCTGATGTACGTCATGCACAACTCCGAGTACCCCCTGAGCTGCTTCGCCCTCTTCGAGAACGGGCCCTGCCTCGTGGCCGACGCCAACTTTGACACCCTCATGGTGAAGCTCAAGGGCTTCTTCCAGAACGCCAAGGCCAACAAGATCGAGAGCCGCGGCACCCGCTACCAGTACTGCGACTTCCTGGTGAAGCTGGGCACGGTCACCATGGGCCCCAGCGCCAGGGGCATCTCCGTGGAG ctgtg TTCCCAGGTGGAATTCTGCCCCTCTcaccagctccagggctctgggctgtgttCCCAG GTGGAATACTGCCCCTGTGTGATCGCCAACGACTGCTGGAACCTGCTGATGGAGTTCATGCAGAGCTTCATGGGCAGCCACACGCCCGGGATCCCGTCGGTGTTCGGCTCCAAGCACGACAGCACCTACAGCCCCGGGGACACCATGGTGCAGTACATGGAGCTCTTCAACAAGATCCgcaagcagcagcaggtgcccGTGGCTGGCATCAGGTGA
- the MED20 gene encoding mediator of RNA polymerase II transcription subunit 20 isoform X2 produces the protein MGVTCVSQVPVAEGKSVQQTVELLARRLEALGADKQGTFGVDCETYHTAATLGTQGQTGKLMYVMHNSEYPLSCFALFENGPCLVADANFDTLMVKLKGFFQNAKANKIESRGTRYQYCDFLVKLGTVTMGPSARGISVEVEYCPCVIANDCWNLLMEFMQSFMGSHTPGIPSVFGSKHDSTYSPGDTMVQYMELFNKIRKQQQVPVAGIR, from the exons ATGGGGGTCACCTG CGTGTCGCAGGTGCCGGTGGCCGAGGGCAAGAGCGTGCAGCAGACGGTGGAGCTGCTGGCGCGGCGGCTGGAGGCGCTGGGCGCGGACAAGCAGGGGACGTTCGGCGTGGACTGCGAGACCTATCACACCGCGGCCACCCTCGGCACACAGG GGCAGACAGGGAAGCTGATGTACGTCATGCACAACTCCGAGTACCCCCTGAGCTGCTTCGCCCTCTTCGAGAACGGGCCCTGCCTCGTGGCCGACGCCAACTTTGACACCCTCATGGTGAAGCTCAAGGGCTTCTTCCAGAACGCCAAGGCCAACAAGATCGAGAGCCGCGGCACCCGCTACCAGTACTGCGACTTCCTGGTGAAGCTGGGCACGGTCACCATGGGCCCCAGCGCCAGGGGCATCTCCGTGGAG GTGGAATACTGCCCCTGTGTGATCGCCAACGACTGCTGGAACCTGCTGATGGAGTTCATGCAGAGCTTCATGGGCAGCCACACGCCCGGGATCCCGTCGGTGTTCGGCTCCAAGCACGACAGCACCTACAGCCCCGGGGACACCATGGTGCAGTACATGGAGCTCTTCAACAAGATCCgcaagcagcagcaggtgcccGTGGCTGGCATCAGGTGA
- the MED20 gene encoding mediator of RNA polymerase II transcription subunit 20 isoform X1: MYVMHNSEYPLSCFALFENGPCLVADANFDTLMVKLKGFFQNAKANKIESRGTRYQYCDFLVKLGTVTMGPSARGISVEVEYCPCVIANDCWNLLMEFMQSFMGSHTPGIPSVFGSKHDSTYSPGDTMVQYMELFNKIRKQQQVPVAGIR; encoded by the exons ATGTACGTCATGCACAACTCCGAGTACCCCCTGAGCTGCTTCGCCCTCTTCGAGAACGGGCCCTGCCTCGTGGCCGACGCCAACTTTGACACCCTCATGGTGAAGCTCAAGGGCTTCTTCCAGAACGCCAAGGCCAACAAGATCGAGAGCCGCGGCACCCGCTACCAGTACTGCGACTTCCTGGTGAAGCTGGGCACGGTCACCATGGGCCCCAGCGCCAGGGGCATCTCCGTGGAG GTGGAATACTGCCCCTGTGTGATCGCCAACGACTGCTGGAACCTGCTGATGGAGTTCATGCAGAGCTTCATGGGCAGCCACACGCCCGGGATCCCGTCGGTGTTCGGCTCCAAGCACGACAGCACCTACAGCCCCGGGGACACCATGGTGCAGTACATGGAGCTCTTCAACAAGATCCgcaagcagcagcaggtgcccGTGGCTGGCATCAGGTGA